The Pantoea nemavictus genome includes a region encoding these proteins:
- the ileS gene encoding isoleucine--tRNA ligase: MSDYKSTLNLPETGFPMRGDLAKREPGMLQRWYDDNLYGIIREAKKGKKTFILHDGPPYANGSIHIGHSVNKILKDIIVKSKGMAGYDSPYVPGWDCHGLPIEHKVEQMIGKPGEKVSAAEFRAACRQYAAEQVEGQKNDFIRLGVLGDWDRPYLTMNFQTEANIIRALGKIVGNGHLHKGAKPVHWCMDCRSALAEAEVEYYDKTSPSIDVMFNAVDADAVRAKFGVTASEGPVSLVIWTTTPWTMPANRGISLHPEFEYQLLQIEGRSLILAKEMVESVMKRAGISDWTVLGECNGAALELQLFQHPFLEQIQSKVVLGEHVTLEAGTGAVHTAPGHGPDDYVIGQKYGLETANPVGPDGAYLPGTYPTLDGVNVFKANDMIVELLKEKGALLHVEKLLHSYPHCWRHKTPIIFRATPQWFISMDQKGLRAQSLKEIKGVQWIPDWGQARIEAMVANRPDWCISRQRTWGVPMALFVHKESEQLHPDTLELMEKVAKRVEQDGIQAWWDLDPRDLMGDDADQYVKVPDTLDVWFDSGSTSYAVVDARAEFGGHTPDMYLEGSDQHRGWFMSSLMISTAMKGKAPYRQVLTHGFTVDGQGRKMSKSIGNTVAPQDVMDKLGADILRLWVASTDYSGEMAVSDEILKRAADSYRRIRNTARFLLANLAGFNPATDCVKPEEMVVVDRWAVGRALAAQQDIVQSYENYDFHEVVQRLMHFCSIEMGSFYLDVIKDRQYTAKGDSLARRSCQTALWHIVEALVRWMAPIMSFTADEIWGYLPGERAKYVFTEEWYQGLFGLAENEALNDAYWDDLLKVRGEVNKVIEQARSDKRIGGALEATVTLYADAELAAKLQALGDELRFVLLTSGATVADYATASDEAQQSELLKGLKIALHKAEGEKCPRCWHYTTDVGQNPEHAAVCGRCYTNVAGNGEQRKFA, encoded by the coding sequence ATGAGTGACTATAAATCTACCCTGAATTTGCCGGAAACGGGGTTCCCGATGCGTGGCGATCTGGCCAAGCGCGAACCGGGAATGCTGCAACGTTGGTATGATGACAACCTGTACGGCATCATCCGCGAAGCCAAAAAAGGGAAAAAAACCTTTATTTTGCATGATGGCCCTCCCTATGCGAACGGCAGCATTCATATCGGTCACTCAGTTAACAAGATTCTGAAAGACATTATCGTTAAGTCGAAAGGCATGGCGGGCTATGACTCGCCGTACGTTCCAGGCTGGGACTGCCACGGCTTGCCGATTGAACACAAAGTTGAGCAGATGATTGGCAAGCCGGGCGAGAAGGTGAGCGCTGCTGAATTTCGTGCAGCTTGCCGTCAATATGCGGCTGAACAGGTTGAAGGTCAGAAAAATGACTTCATCCGTCTCGGCGTATTAGGCGACTGGGATCGTCCTTACCTGACGATGAATTTCCAGACAGAAGCCAACATCATCCGCGCACTGGGTAAAATCGTCGGCAACGGCCATCTGCACAAAGGCGCTAAGCCGGTGCACTGGTGTATGGATTGCCGCTCAGCGCTGGCCGAAGCGGAAGTCGAGTACTACGACAAAACCTCACCCTCCATCGACGTGATGTTCAATGCCGTTGATGCTGACGCAGTACGCGCGAAGTTTGGCGTCACCGCTTCAGAAGGCCCAGTTTCTCTGGTTATCTGGACCACCACGCCGTGGACCATGCCGGCCAACCGCGGGATCTCACTGCATCCGGAATTTGAATACCAGCTGCTGCAGATTGAAGGTCGCAGCCTGATCCTCGCTAAAGAGATGGTTGAGAGCGTGATGAAGCGCGCTGGCATTAGCGACTGGACAGTGCTGGGCGAATGCAACGGCGCTGCGCTGGAGTTGCAGCTGTTCCAGCATCCGTTCCTTGAGCAGATCCAATCTAAAGTGGTTCTGGGTGAGCACGTTACGCTGGAAGCGGGTACCGGTGCGGTACACACTGCGCCAGGCCACGGCCCGGATGACTATGTCATCGGTCAGAAATATGGTCTGGAAACCGCCAATCCGGTTGGTCCGGACGGCGCCTATCTGCCAGGCACTTATCCAACGCTGGATGGTGTAAACGTCTTTAAAGCTAACGACATGATCGTTGAGCTGCTGAAAGAGAAAGGTGCGCTGCTGCATGTTGAAAAACTGCTGCATAGCTATCCACACTGCTGGCGTCACAAAACGCCGATCATCTTCCGTGCCACGCCGCAATGGTTCATCAGCATGGATCAGAAAGGTCTGCGTGCGCAGTCGCTGAAAGAGATCAAAGGCGTGCAGTGGATCCCGGATTGGGGCCAGGCGCGTATCGAAGCGATGGTCGCTAACCGTCCAGACTGGTGTATCTCACGTCAGCGTACGTGGGGCGTGCCGATGGCGCTGTTCGTGCATAAAGAGAGCGAGCAGTTGCATCCAGATACGCTGGAGCTGATGGAAAAAGTCGCCAAACGGGTTGAGCAGGACGGCATCCAGGCGTGGTGGGATCTCGACCCGCGCGACCTGATGGGCGACGACGCTGACCAATACGTTAAAGTGCCAGACACCTTAGACGTCTGGTTCGACTCCGGATCAACCAGCTACGCGGTCGTTGATGCGCGTGCAGAGTTTGGTGGTCACACGCCAGACATGTATCTGGAAGGTTCGGATCAGCATCGCGGCTGGTTCATGTCTTCTCTGATGATCTCTACGGCGATGAAAGGCAAAGCGCCTTATCGTCAGGTACTGACGCACGGCTTCACCGTCGATGGTCAGGGTCGCAAAATGTCGAAATCTATCGGCAACACCGTGGCACCGCAGGACGTGATGGATAAGCTGGGCGCGGACATTCTGCGTCTGTGGGTCGCCTCAACCGATTACTCCGGTGAGATGGCGGTATCCGACGAAATCCTCAAACGTGCCGCAGACAGCTATCGTCGTATCCGTAACACCGCGCGTTTCCTGCTGGCTAACCTTGCTGGCTTTAACCCGGCGACCGATTGCGTTAAGCCGGAAGAGATGGTGGTGGTGGATCGCTGGGCGGTCGGCCGCGCGCTGGCAGCGCAGCAGGATATCGTGCAGTCCTACGAGAACTATGATTTCCATGAAGTGGTGCAGCGCCTGATGCACTTCTGCTCCATCGAAATGGGCTCGTTCTATCTTGATGTGATCAAAGATCGTCAGTACACCGCGAAAGGTGACAGCCTGGCGCGTCGCAGCTGCCAAACCGCACTGTGGCACATCGTTGAAGCGCTGGTGCGCTGGATGGCGCCAATCATGTCCTTCACCGCTGACGAAATCTGGGGCTATCTGCCGGGCGAGCGTGCGAAATACGTGTTCACCGAAGAGTGGTACCAGGGTCTGTTTGGTCTGGCGGAGAACGAAGCGCTGAACGACGCTTATTGGGATGACCTGCTGAAAGTTCGCGGCGAAGTGAACAAGGTCATTGAGCAAGCGCGGAGTGATAAACGCATCGGTGGTGCGCTGGAAGCCACGGTCACGCTTTACGCAGATGCCGAGCTGGCAGCCAAGCTGCAGGCGCTGGGCGATGAGCTGCGTTTTGTGCTACTAACCTCAGGTGCGACCGTTGCGGATTACGCCACGGCCAGCGATGAAGCGCAGCAGAGCGAGCTGTTAAAAGGTCTGAAAATTGCGCTGCACAAAGCAGAAGGTGAGAAATGTCCGCGCTGCTGGCATTACACTACTGACGTTGGCCAGAATCCGGAGCATGCTGCGGTGTGTGGTCGTTGCTACACCAACGTCGCCGGCAATGGCGAACAGCGGAAATTTGCCTGA
- the lspA gene encoding signal peptidase II → MSKALSSTGLRWLWLVLVVIAIDFGSKMWIINNMMLHETQPLMPFLNLFYAHNYGAAFSFLADKGGWQRWFFAGIAVAIVVALLVMMYRNAATNKLTNIAYALIIGGALGNLFDRSYHGFVVDFIDFYVGDWHFATFNIADCAICIGAALVVLEGFLSPNGKPAKE, encoded by the coding sequence ATGAGTAAAGCGCTCTCTTCGACTGGTTTGCGCTGGCTGTGGCTGGTGCTGGTGGTGATCGCCATCGATTTTGGCAGCAAGATGTGGATCATCAACAACATGATGCTGCATGAAACGCAGCCGCTGATGCCGTTCCTGAACCTGTTCTACGCGCACAACTATGGCGCGGCGTTCAGTTTCCTGGCCGACAAAGGCGGCTGGCAGCGCTGGTTCTTTGCCGGTATCGCCGTTGCTATCGTGGTGGCGCTGCTGGTGATGATGTATCGCAATGCGGCCACGAACAAATTAACCAATATTGCCTACGCGCTGATTATTGGCGGGGCGTTAGGTAACCTGTTTGACCGTTCATATCACGGCTTTGTGGTCGATTTTATCGACTTCTATGTCGGAGACTGGCACTTCGCGACCTTTAACATCGCTGACTGTGCCATCTGCATCGGCGCGGCGCTGGTGGTGCTGGAAGGTTTTCTCAGCCCGAACGGCAAACCGGCTAAGGAATAA
- the fkpB gene encoding FKBP-type peptidyl-prolyl cis-trans isomerase, with protein MTDLVQRDSALLVHFTLKLEDGSTAESTRANGKPALFRLGDGSLSGALEQQLIGRKVGDKHAFTLEPEDAFGGTSPDLVQYFSRRDFNDAGEPEVGAIMLFSGRGGSEMPGVIREVSGDSITVDFNHPLAGQRIQFDIEVLEIDPVLEGNDANPVS; from the coding sequence ATGACAGACTTAGTTCAGCGCGATAGCGCGTTGCTGGTGCATTTCACGCTGAAGCTGGAAGATGGTTCGACAGCTGAATCCACGCGCGCCAACGGCAAACCTGCGCTGTTCCGTCTGGGCGATGGTAGCCTGTCGGGCGCGCTGGAACAGCAGCTGATCGGGCGTAAAGTGGGCGATAAGCACGCGTTTACGCTGGAACCGGAAGATGCGTTTGGTGGCACCAGTCCGGATCTGGTTCAGTACTTCTCGCGCCGTGACTTTAACGATGCGGGCGAGCCGGAAGTGGGTGCCATCATGCTGTTTAGCGGTCGAGGCGGCAGCGAAATGCCGGGTGTGATTCGTGAAGTTTCCGGCGACTCGATCACCGTGGATTTCAACCATCCGCTAGCGGGTCAACGCATTCAGTTCGACATTGAAGTGCTGGAGATTGATCCGGTGCTGGAGGGCAACGATGCAAATCCTGTTAGCTAA
- the ispH gene encoding 4-hydroxy-3-methylbut-2-enyl diphosphate reductase — MQILLANPRGFCAGVDRAISIVERALEMYGAPIYVRHEVVHNRYVVSSLRERGAIFIEEIAEVPDNAILIFSAHGVSQAVRAEAKARNLTMLFDATCPLVTKVHMEVARASRKGVEAILIGHAGHPEVEGTMGQYSNPNGGMYLVESPEDVFKLNVKDERNLCFMTQTTLSVDDTSDVIDALRQRFPAIIGPRKDDICYATTNRQEAVRVLARDAEVVLVVGSKNSSNSNRLAELAQRAGKLAKLIDSADDIQEEWVKDKQIIGVTAGASAPDILVQQVIQRLRELGGEAAIELIGREENIVFEVPKELRVDVRNVQ, encoded by the coding sequence ATGCAAATCCTGTTAGCTAACCCGCGCGGTTTCTGCGCAGGCGTCGATCGCGCCATCAGCATCGTTGAGCGCGCGCTGGAGATGTATGGCGCGCCCATCTATGTGCGTCACGAAGTGGTGCATAACCGCTACGTGGTGAGCAGCCTGCGCGAGCGCGGCGCCATCTTCATTGAAGAGATCGCCGAAGTACCAGACAACGCGATTTTGATCTTCTCGGCGCACGGTGTCTCACAAGCGGTTCGCGCCGAAGCCAAAGCACGTAATCTCACCATGTTGTTCGATGCCACCTGTCCGCTGGTGACCAAAGTGCATATGGAAGTCGCGCGCGCCAGCCGCAAAGGTGTCGAAGCGATCCTCATTGGTCACGCGGGCCATCCCGAAGTGGAAGGCACCATGGGCCAATACAGTAATCCGAACGGTGGCATGTATCTGGTGGAATCACCGGAAGATGTGTTTAAGCTGAACGTGAAAGATGAGCGCAATCTGTGCTTTATGACGCAGACTACGCTCTCCGTCGATGATACCTCGGACGTGATTGATGCTTTGCGTCAGCGCTTCCCGGCAATTATCGGTCCACGTAAAGATGACATCTGCTATGCCACCACTAACCGTCAGGAAGCGGTACGCGTGTTGGCGCGTGATGCTGAAGTGGTGCTGGTGGTGGGGTCGAAAAACTCCTCTAACTCTAATCGCCTGGCGGAACTGGCGCAGCGTGCTGGCAAGCTGGCGAAGCTGATTGATTCAGCGGATGACATCCAGGAAGAGTGGGTCAAAGATAAGCAGATCATCGGCGTCACCGCGGGAGCATCAGCGCCGGATATTCTGGTGCAGCAGGTAATCCAGCGTTTGCGTGAGCTCGGCGGAGAAGCAGCCATTGAGCTGATTGGTCGCGAAGAGAACATCGTGTTTGAAGTACCGAAAGAGCTGCGCGTCGACGTACGCAACGTGCAGTAA